The proteins below come from a single Alnus glutinosa chromosome 9, dhAlnGlut1.1, whole genome shotgun sequence genomic window:
- the LOC133878673 gene encoding AT-hook motif nuclear-localized protein 9-like: MGLEGAVKKRKHMTGTVVPEGMVVGGQGLGAESAGPVVVVGSGEESLGPMGLKGAARKRKGRPRKYEFDGDRVGLSSSMPESLPKRGPGRPRGSGRRQFLASMGDFAAETAGGNFTPHVFTVRTGEDIVSKISSFFQGPRIVCILAATGVLSSVIIHRLDPTKYEGHFEILTLTGLYTFYETGGVQGSNGSLSISMSKTDGEVFGGGVAGSLIANGPIQLIFASFKQNVSKELKRRHSAESSATASIPCVSDLPRVSSHISKMTDGDDSEATPTSTF; this comes from the exons ATGGGGTTGGAAGGCGCAGTGAAGAAGAGGAAGCACATGACCGGCACGGTGGTGCCTGAGGGAATGGTGGTAGGAGGGCAGGGCTTGGGCGCAGAGAGCGCTGGGCCCGTCGTGGTAGTGGGCTCGGGAGAAGAGTCTTTGGGCCCAATGGGGTTGAAAGGCGCGGCGAGGAAGAGGAAGGGACGGCCTAGGAAGTACGAGTTCGATGGGGACAGAGTGGGCCTTTCGTCTTCAATGCCTGAGAGCCTACCCAAGCGGGGCCCAGGAAGGCCTCGAGGTTCTGGTAGACGGCAATTCTTGGCTTCTATGG GTGACTTTGCTGCAGAAACAGCAGGAGGAAATTTCACCCCTCATGTATTCACTGTACGCACTGGTGAG GATATCGTTAGTAAGATATCGTCATTTTTTCAGGGTCCTCGGATAGTTTGTATTCTTGCTGCTACTGGTGTGCTCTCCAGTGTTATAATTCACCGACTTGATCCTACAAAATATGAA GGTCACTTTGAGATTTTGACCTTGACTGGATTATATACATTTTATGAAACGGGCGGTGTACAAGGGAGTAATGGCAGTTTAAGTATCTCAATGTCTAAAACTGATGGCGAGGTTTTTGGGGGTGGTGTCGCAGGTTCACTGATTGCGAACGGACCCATTCAA CTCATTTTTGCCAGTTTTAAGCAAAACGTCAGTAAGGAACTCAAAAGGAGGCACTCAGCTGAGTCCTCTGCGACTGCCAGTATTCCTTGTGTTTCGGATTTGCCAAGAGTTTCCAGTCATATTTCTAAAATGACTGATGGTGATGATAGTGAGGCTACACCGACATCTACATTCTAG
- the LOC133876672 gene encoding GABA transporter 1 has protein sequence MGALRSSSVAVDHEGNDAQIPEEEAHHDQKDLDAGALFVLKSKGSWVHSGYHLTTSIVAPPLLSLPYAFTFLGWAGGVLCLVIGGLVTFYSYNLISLVLEHHAQLGHRHLRFRDMAHDILGPRWGRYYVGPIQFMVCYGAVVACTLLGGQCMKAIYLLTNPNGTMKLYEFVIIFGCFMLILAQIPSFHSLRHINLVSLLLCLAYSACATAGSVYIGSSSKGPEKDYSLTGNTEDRIFGVFNAIAIIATTFGNGIIPEIQATLAPPVKGKMFKGLCVCYAVVTVTFCSVAISGYWAFGNQAEGLILTNFLDNGKALLPKWFILMTNIFTILQLSAVGVVYLQPTNEVLESTLADPRSSEFSARNAIPRLIARSISVVIATIIAAMLPFFGDINAVIGAFGFMPLDFILPVVFFNLTFKPSKRSLIFWLNVTIAVVFSTLGVIAAVAAVRQISLDAQNYRLFANV, from the exons ATGGGTGCGCTGCGATCAAGCTCTGTAGCGGTGGATCATGAAGGAAACGACGCACAGATCCCTGAAGAAGAAGCACACCATGATCAGAAGGACCTTGATGCTGGTGCTCTCTTTGTTCTTAAATCCAAAG gaTCATGGGTGCACAGTGGTTACCACTTGACAACTTCAATTGTTGCTCCACCTCTCCTAAGTCTTCCATATGCTTTTACCTTCCTCGGATGGGCGGGTGGAGTTCTGTGCCTCGTCATTGGAGGCCTCGTCACTTTCTATTCATACAACTTAATATCTCTGGTTCTTGAACACCATGCTCAGCTGGGTCATCGCCATCTCCGCTTCAGAGACATGGCTCATGATATCTTGG GACCCAGATGGGGCAGATATTATGTAGGCCCAATTCAGTTCATGGTCTGCTATGGTGCTGTTGTTGCTTGTACTCTTCTAGGAGGACAATGCATGAAG GCAATTTACTTGCTAACCAACCCGAATGGAACTATGAAGTTATATGAATTTGTGATCATATTTGGGTGCTTCATGTTGATTTTAGCTCAAATCCCATCATTTCACTCGCTGAGGCACATCAATTTGGTGTCATTGCTTCTATGCCTGGCCTATAGTGCCTGTGCCACTGCTGGTTCCGTTTATATTG gatcTTCCTCCAAGGGGCCTGAGAAGGACTATTCCCTAACGGGCAATACAGAGGATCGCATTTTTGGGGTCTTCAATGCCATCGCCATCATTGCCACAACATTTGGCAACGGAATAATTCCTGAAATTCAG GCAACGCTAGCACCGCCAGTGAAGGGGAAGATGTTCAAGGGACTGTGTGTTTGTTATGCAGTAGTCACGGTGACTTTCTGCAGCGTAGCCATCTCTGGCTACTGGGCATTTGGTAACCAAGCTGAGGGCCTCATCCTCACCAACTTCTTGGACAACGGCAAGGCTTTATTGCCCAAATGGTTCATTTTGATGACCAACATATTCACCATTCTCCAGCTATCTGCTGTCGGTGTG GTTTACTTGCAGCCCACAAATGAAGTGCTAGAAAGTACACTTGCTGACCCGAGAAGCTCCGAGTTCTCTGCCCGAAATGCCATCCCAAGGCTAATCGCTCGGTCAATATCGGTTGTGATAGCAACAATTATAGCTGCAATGCTTCCATTTTTCGGGGACATCAATGCGGTGATCGGAGCATTTGGTTTCATGCCCCTTGACTTTATATTGCCGGTGGTGTTCTTCAACTTGACATTTAAACCTTCAAAGCGGAGCCTCATTTTCTGGTTGAACGTCACTATCGCAGTTGTTTTCTCAACGTTGGGGGTTATTGCGGCGGTTGCAGCAGTTAGACAAATAAGCCTTGATGCCCAAAACTATCGGTTATTTGCTAATGTATGA
- the LOC133877142 gene encoding uncharacterized protein LOC133877142, producing MPSESDKWAWKHVSVFGGFDKGSGTKKWKCNHCNLRYNGSYSRVRAHLLGFTGVGVKSCPAIDRSLREAFQILEEERLARKEERLARKEERLARKEKRTSGSGKPGKHIWTSQPSHTCVTVGDVDRTSRPSHTCVTKEDVDDIVARFFYANGLNIKVVSSPYFLEMTKAIAAFGPGYEPPTKDELSDSFLSKEKARIEKSVALVRESWPHTGCTLLCVGCLDGSLGCFRIDIFVSSPRGLMFLKAVDIDVTDGVDNVFTGVLSDLIVEIGPTNVVQINSHLGQACKSSESLILSKFPHIFWSSCASHSICMLMEEIAELDWIKSVFLCAKEIEQIIMTYQRSCPGILIQNLKGSSDPLSTKFFPSYGIVQRILQLKQSLQQVVVSEDWKQWKLCTPEDIASIEAAILGDEFWSRAHLFLQLCEPFLRFLAILNIDRSVMGDVYDWRVQALEAVRSKGIDESALNQLEELIENRWDVLFSPLHAAGYILNPKYFGKGQTKDRTVMRGWKATLERYEGDSASRRVLREQLSSYWRLEGPLGEEDAVDCRGKMDPVAWWENFGFETPHLQTLAMKVLSQVSSVGMCEEILQDNDFPCRETANRLGVERVEDLVFVRNNLRLHSQRNGISSSSSVQRNLI from the coding sequence ATGCCATCGGAATCTGATAAGTGGGCATGGAAACATGTCAGTGTGTTCGGTGGGTTTGACAAGGGAAGTGGCACGAAAAAGTGGAAATGCAACCACTGTAATCTACGATATAATGGATCTTATTCACGTGTTAGAGCACACCTTCTTGGGTTTACTGGTGTTGGGGTCAAAAGCTGCCCAGCAATAGACAGGTCTTTGAGAGAAGCATTTCAGATATTAGAGGAAGAGCGCCTTGCTCGGAAGGAAGAGCGCCTTGCCCGGAAGGAAGAGCGCCTTGCTCGGAAAGAGAAAAGGACTTCTGGAAGTGGGAAGCCTGGCAAACACATTTGGACTTCACAACCAAGTCATACCTGTGTCACCGTAGGAGATGTTGATCGGACTTCGCGACCAAGTCATACCTGTGTCACCAAAGAAGATGTAGATGACATTGTGGCAAGATTTTTCTATGCCAATGGATTGAATATCAAAGTCGTCAGCTCTCCATACTTTCTTGAAATGACAAAAGCAATTGCTGCTTTTGGACCTGGGTATGAACCCCCAACAAAAGATGAACTGTCTGATTCTTTTTTAAGTAAAGAGAAAGCAAGGATTGAAAAATCTGTGGCTCTAGTTAGGGAGTCCTGGCCTCACACAGGATGCACATTACTGTGTGTTGGCTGCTTAGATGGCTCGTTGGGCTGCTTCCGCATTGATATATTTGTCTCTAGTCCAAGGGGACTAATGTTTTTGAAAGCAGTAGATATAGATGTTACTGATGGAGTGGACAATGTGTTCACTGGTGTTCTTAGTGATTTAATTGTGGAAATTGGGCCCACAAATGTTGTTCAGATAAACTCACATCTAGGCCAAGCCTGTAAATCTTCTGAATCCCTTATATTGTCAAAGTTCCCTCACATATTCTGGTCTTCTTGTGCATCGCATTCTATATGCATGCTAATGGAAGAAATAGCTGaattggattggattaaatCTGTTTTCTTGTGTGCTAAGGAAATTGAGCAAATTATCATGACATATCAGCGTTCTTGTCCAGGTATCttgattcaaaatttgaaaGGGAGCTCTGACCCACTTTCTACTAAGTTTTTTCCATCCTATGGCATTGTCCAGAGGATTCTTCAGCTAAAGCAATCACTTCAACAGGTAGTTGTTAGTGAAGACTGGAAGCAATGGAAGCTTTGTACTCCGGAGGACATTGCAAGTATCGAGGCTGCCATTTTAGGGGATGAATTCTGGAGCAGGGCTCATTTATTCTTGCAGTTATGTGAGCCTTTCTTAAGGTTCCTTGCTATACTTAATATAGATCGATCTGTCATGGGCGATGTTTATGATTGGCGGGTTCAGGCTCTTGAAGCTGTGAGAAGCAAGGGAATTGATGAAAGTGCATTGAACCAATTGGAAGAGTTGATAGAGAACAGATGGGATGTGTTATTTTCTCCTCTTCATGCTGCAGGTTATATACTAAATCCTAAATATTTTGGGAAAGGTCAAACAAAGGATAGAACTGTAATGCGGGGATGGAAAGCCACTCTAGAAAGATATGAGGGTGACAGTGCATCGAGAAGGGTTCTTAGAGAGCAGCTTAGCTCTTACTGGAGATTAGAAGGACCCTTAGGAGAGGAGGATGCTGTGGATTGTAGAGGTAAAATGGATCCTGTTGCTTGGTGGGAGAATTTCGGTTTCGAAACACCCCACTTACAGACACTAGCCATGAAAGTTCTGAGTCAGGTTTCAAGTGTTGGAATGTGTGAAGAGATACTCCAAGATAATGATTTTCCATGCCGAGAAACAGCCAACAGGTTAGGAGTGGAGAGAGTAGAAGATCTTGTTTTTGTCCGAAACAACCTTAGACTTCATAGCCAAAGAAATGGAATTTCAAGCTCCTCATCTGTTCAAAGAAATCTAATCTGA